In the Alkaliphilus oremlandii OhILAs genome, one interval contains:
- the dusB gene encoding tRNA dihydrouridine synthase DusB: MKIENLNLENPVFLAPMAGVTDLSFRLICKAMDCGMVYMEMVSAKGLYYKDKKTEELLKIHDHEKPVALQIFGSEPDIMARAAYMLNDRANAILDINMGCPTPKIVKNGDGSALMKDIKLAGEVIKAVVKESIKPVTVKIRKGWDEHSVNAVELAKVIEDSGAKAVAVHGRTREQFYAGKADWSIIKEVKEAVTIPVIGNGDVFTIEDGIRLLEYTNCDGIMIGRGSQGNPWLFKRLVHYMKTGEVLPEPRAEEKVLMALKHLDLVIRNKGEYIGVKEMRKHIAWYLKGLRGTASLRNQINTTGTKADIEELLMNYLESEGIEI, translated from the coding sequence TTGAAGATTGAAAACTTAAATTTAGAGAATCCTGTTTTTTTGGCACCTATGGCTGGTGTAACAGATCTATCCTTTCGATTAATATGTAAAGCCATGGACTGCGGCATGGTTTATATGGAGATGGTCAGTGCCAAGGGTCTATACTATAAAGATAAAAAGACAGAAGAACTATTAAAAATTCACGACCACGAAAAACCTGTTGCACTGCAAATTTTCGGTTCGGAGCCTGATATCATGGCAAGAGCCGCTTATATGCTCAATGATAGAGCAAATGCAATTTTAGATATCAACATGGGGTGTCCAACGCCTAAAATTGTAAAAAATGGCGATGGTAGTGCACTGATGAAGGATATCAAGCTTGCTGGTGAAGTTATTAAAGCTGTAGTGAAAGAATCTATAAAGCCCGTTACGGTGAAGATTCGTAAAGGATGGGACGAGCATAGTGTCAATGCAGTGGAATTGGCAAAGGTCATTGAGGACTCTGGGGCAAAGGCAGTAGCAGTTCACGGCAGAACCCGGGAGCAGTTTTATGCAGGAAAAGCCGATTGGAGCATTATAAAAGAAGTTAAGGAAGCAGTGACGATTCCTGTGATCGGTAACGGTGATGTGTTTACAATTGAGGATGGCATTCGCTTATTGGAATATACAAACTGCGACGGCATCATGATCGGAAGAGGGAGCCAGGGAAACCCATGGCTATTTAAACGGTTGGTTCACTATATGAAGACTGGAGAAGTACTTCCAGAGCCAAGGGCTGAAGAGAAGGTCCTTATGGCTTTAAAGCACTTGGACTTAGTAATTCGAAATAAGGGAGAATACATCGGTGTAAAGGAAATGAGAAAGCATATTGCATGGTACCTCAAAGGGCTAAGAGGAACAGCAAGTCTTAGAAATCAAATTAATACCACCGGAACGAAAGCAGACATAGAAGAGCTTCTAATGAATTATTTAGAAAGTGAAGGAATTGAGATCTAG